A stretch of Gossypium hirsutum isolate 1008001.06 chromosome A06, Gossypium_hirsutum_v2.1, whole genome shotgun sequence DNA encodes these proteins:
- the LOC107917510 gene encoding protein RALF-like 19 — MGSKVWHMFLLLALAMVAECTKFDEVNSGIHHRDNNSRDSCIGEHCNIEDDIFMDSETNIRLLAARKYISYEALKKNNVPCLQQGRSYYECSTGKPVNPYTRGCTYATRCRRYTA; from the coding sequence ATGGGTTCCAAGGTCTGGCATATGTTCCTTCTCTTGGCCTTGGCAATGGTGGCTGAATGCACCAAATTTGACGAGGTCAACTCGGGTATTCACCATCGGGACAACAACAGTCGAGATTCGTGCATTGGCGAGCACTGTAACATTGAAGATGATATATTCATGGATTCTGAGACAAATATTCGACTACTTGCTGCAAGAAAATACATTTCATATGAAGCACTTAAGAAAAACAATGTCCCGTGCCTCCAACAAGGACGATCTTACTACGAATGTTCCACTGGGAAACCGGTCAACCCTTACACTCGTGGTTGCACTTACGCAACACGTTGCAGAAGGTACACtgcttaa